The nucleotide sequence TTGCTACGAAAAAAACCGCCCATTCATTGACAAAGGGGTCTCGATAAAAGTATAATCCGAAAAAGACGTTAGAGTGGAACTGAAATCGATTTAATGGTGATAAAAGTGAGAACTGAACTTGAAGAGAGCGCCAAGGCGCTGAAGAAAATCTTGAACGCGAAGTCTCTGGCCGTTGTCGGGGCGTCGAACAGCTTTATGAGTCCGGCCACAAACCTCATGGCCACGATCCTCTCCAGCGGGTACAAGGGAAAGGTCTACCCCATTCATCCCAAGGAGGATATCGCTTTGGGGCTCAAGGTCTACCGGAGCGTCGTGGACATCCCAGGGGAAGTGGAGCTCGCCGTTATCGTTGTCTCCAACAAGATCGTCCCCCAGGTGCTGAAGGAGTGCGCGGAGAAGGGGATAAAGAGCGCCGTCGTCATCACGGCGGGATACAGGGAGATGGGCGAGGAGGGGGCAAGGCTGGAGAGGGAGCTTCACGATACCGCGAGGGAGCTCGGCATCCGGTTCACCGGCCCGAACTGCATCGGGATCATCAATACCCACAACGACCTCGACTGCTCCATGTTCTATTACGAGGGCGTCCCCGGCGGGGTGGGGCTTGTCTCCCAGAGCGGGAGCTACATCACCCAGCCGCTGCCATATTTCTACAGGAGGGGGATAAACCTCTCCAGCGGCATAAGCGTGGGCAACCAAACCGATATTGACATCGCCGACTGCCTGGCCTATTTCGCCGACGATGACAAAACGAACGCCGTCGCCGCGTATATCGAGGGGATAAACGACGGCGAGAAGTTCATCGAGGCGGCCCGCGCCTTAACAGCGAAAAAGCCGCTGGTCGCCCTCTACGTAAGCGGGACGGAGGCTGGCTCCAGGGCCGGGAGGTCCCACACCGGCGCCGTTGCGACCCCCGACCGCGTCATAGACGCGGTCTTCGCCCAGACCGGGGTGATAAGGGCAAAGGACGTCCAGGAGCTTTTCGACTTCGTCCACGCCTTTTCCCTCCAGCCGCTGCCGAAGGGGAACCGCGCTGCCGTCATCACGAACTCGGGGGGGCCGGGGGTTTCGATGGTTGACGCCGCCGTGAGGCTGGGACTTACCGTCCCGGAGTTCTCGAAACCGTTTCAGAAAAGGCTCAGGGAGATAAGCATCCACACGGCCCAGGTGGGAAACCCGGTAGACATGACGATGGACTTCGACATCAGGAAACAGTTCATCGACGTGACGAAGATGGTCATCGAGAGCGGGGAGGTGGACTCCGTCCTCTTCTACGGCGTCTTCGGCGGGAAAAACTTCGACAAGAAGTTCGAGATACTCGGGATAGCAAATGACGATATGCGGCTCGGCTATTACAAGTACATAGATCAGGTGATCGAGGAGTTCAACGGGATTATTAAGGCTTCAGACATCCCAGTGGTGACGGCGTCTTTCACCGGCAGGGAGGAGACCGCCGTTGCGAAGATGATCGAGATGGGGATACCGATCTACTCCACGCCGGAGCGCGCCTCGGCGGCATTGGCGGCCATGACGAGATACGCCAGGTTCAGGGGAATGTTTTAATTTTTTAGTAATTTCGTTGGGATTTTTCCGGAAGCGGTTTTTGTGTATTGGATAAACGATAGTAATATGCTCCTTTTTCAATAATGTCTTTTTGGATTTTATAAGATATGGATTTTAACGGAATTCTATTAACTGCGATCGTCTTTGTTTTGGTATGTGTTATGGGCTATTCTCTTTATAAGGTGTCACAAATATACCAGAAAAAGGCTTAGAAAGTTTTCGAACAGTGCCATATGTCTCGCGAAAGGGACAAAGCACTTGATGCCATCACAAAAATTGAAAACGAAATGAAATAGAAGTAATCCAAATCATCTACTATTTAAGCAAATCCTTCAAGATAGAAACCAAGAAGCCGAGAAAGATACAAAATCCCTTGACAAAAAAGGGGGGGGATGTTACTTTATACTTTCGAGTTTTATAAGCATTGTGGGCTATTAGCTCAATTGGTAGAGCAACTGACTCTTAATCAGTAGGTCCTAGGTTCGATCCCTAGATAGCCCACCATTTTTTTTGTTCTTTTTTAAGGTCTTATCTCTCGCAACAAAGCGAGAGTGGCGGAATTGGTAGACGCGCTGGATTTAGGATCCAGTGGATAATTTCCGTGGGGGTTCAAGTCCCCCCTCTCGCACCAAAACAACCCACCTTATTCATTTTTTAGCAATAATAACCCCGTAATTCAAACAGATTCGTAGGAGCTGACGTTAATGAAGGTAAGCGTTGAAGAAATAAGCCCAGTCAAGAAAAAAATTTCCGTCACCGTTAAGAAGGACACGGTGAACGAGGAGTTCGACAAGACCTACAGGGAGCTCGGCAAGAAGGCCAAGGTGAAGGGGTTCAGGCCCGGGAAGGTTCCCCTCAAGATTTTAAAGCAGCAGTTCAAGGAGCAGGTCGAGGCGGACGCCACGGAAAACCTCTTCAAGAACACATACCCCAGCGCCCTCTCCGAGGCGGAGATAAACCCGATCACCTATCCCGAGGTGGATACCAAGGGGGCGAAGGAGGACGAGGAGTTCGCCTACACGGCGACCGTGGAGATCATGCCGGAGGTGGTGGCAACGGGCTACAAAGATCTCGAGATAGAGAGGGAAAAGGTCACGGTTTCCAAAAAGGAGATCGACGACGTGATCGAAAATTTCGCCAACGCCCACGCCACGCTGGAGACGGAGGAGAAGATCCGCCCCGTAAAAAAGGACGATATCGTGATGGTCGATTTCAAGGCATCGTCCAATGGAGAGGCGATAGAGGGGGGCCAGGTGGATAATTACCCACTGGAGGTAGGGGCGCAGCTTCTGGGGGAGGAGTTCGACAAAAAGATCATCGGAAACAAGAAGGACGATAATATTAAGTTCGAGATCGGCTTCCCCGAAGATTACAAGATGGATATCTTCAAGGGGAAGAGGGTGGAGTTCGACGTCACGATAAAGGAGATAAAGATAAAGAAGGTGCCCAAGATAGACGACGAGTTTGCAAAGGATTTGGGCAGTTTCGAGTCGCTGAAGGAGCTGACGGAGGATGTCGGAAAGAGGCTCACGGGAAACGAGGAGAGGAGGATCAAGGCCGATTTTGAGAAGAGGATGATGACAAAGCTCATAGAGCTTAATTCCTTCGAGGTCCCCGAAGCCCTTGTCGAGTCCAGGAGCATCGACCTCATCAGCAACACCGAGATGAGGCTAAGGAGCCAGGGGATGTCCCTGGACGCCATGGGGAGCGACCCGAAACAGCTGATGGAGATGGTAAAACCGCAGGCCGTCTTCGACGTGAAGGCAAGGTTCATCATCGAGGCGATAGCC is from Candidatus Zymogenus saltonus and encodes:
- a CDS encoding CoA-binding protein — protein: MRTELEESAKALKKILNAKSLAVVGASNSFMSPATNLMATILSSGYKGKVYPIHPKEDIALGLKVYRSVVDIPGEVELAVIVVSNKIVPQVLKECAEKGIKSAVVITAGYREMGEEGARLERELHDTARELGIRFTGPNCIGIINTHNDLDCSMFYYEGVPGGVGLVSQSGSYITQPLPYFYRRGINLSSGISVGNQTDIDIADCLAYFADDDKTNAVAAYIEGINDGEKFIEAARALTAKKPLVALYVSGTEAGSRAGRSHTGAVATPDRVIDAVFAQTGVIRAKDVQELFDFVHAFSLQPLPKGNRAAVITNSGGPGVSMVDAAVRLGLTVPEFSKPFQKRLREISIHTAQVGNPVDMTMDFDIRKQFIDVTKMVIESGEVDSVLFYGVFGGKNFDKKFEILGIANDDMRLGYYKYIDQVIEEFNGIIKASDIPVVTASFTGREETAVAKMIEMGIPIYSTPERASAALAAMTRYARFRGMF
- the tig gene encoding trigger factor gives rise to the protein MKVSVEEISPVKKKISVTVKKDTVNEEFDKTYRELGKKAKVKGFRPGKVPLKILKQQFKEQVEADATENLFKNTYPSALSEAEINPITYPEVDTKGAKEDEEFAYTATVEIMPEVVATGYKDLEIEREKVTVSKKEIDDVIENFANAHATLETEEKIRPVKKDDIVMVDFKASSNGEAIEGGQVDNYPLEVGAQLLGEEFDKKIIGNKKDDNIKFEIGFPEDYKMDIFKGKRVEFDVTIKEIKIKKVPKIDDEFAKDLGSFESLKELTEDVGKRLTGNEERRIKADFEKRMMTKLIELNSFEVPEALVESRSIDLISNTEMRLRSQGMSLDAMGSDPKQLMEMVKPQAVFDVKARFIIEAIAKAEGIEATREEAEERLKEDAERSGMKYEDIKGSYDKNNAWGELVYMLRSEKTLDFLAKIVKIKEVKKIKSEAGNGEES